The following coding sequences lie in one Metopolophium dirhodum isolate CAU chromosome 5, ASM1992520v1, whole genome shotgun sequence genomic window:
- the LOC132945555 gene encoding uncharacterized protein LOC132945555, with protein MTEKIEIVVWRRMYLDNIKKYREEGRNIYFLDETWVNAGDCTSKTWVDGTIKSHRDAFLKGLSTGAVNPSGKGKRLIVLDIGSEDSFLPGGLLCFESKKNTRDYHDEMNGDTFGEWMEGILPHLKPNSVIVMDNASYYSVKLDKAPTSNTKKVDIIKWLEDKGEVVDRSMVIPQLLHIVKRLKPLHTTYVIDELVKANKHIVLRLPPYHCELNPIELAWSSVKNHVRMNNTTYKLPDVNNLLTEGINRVDAEMWKNFISHNKKEEDKFYEVDNIIDEVLSVEKTDLLMSITGNTSSSETDSDSD; from the coding sequence ATGACCGAAAAAATTGAGATTGTCGTGTGGCGAAGAATGTATTTGGACAACATCAAAAAATACCGGGAAGAGGGtcgaaatatttatttcctCGACGAAACATGGGTGAATGCTGGTGACTGTACTTCGAAAACGTGGGTCGACGGAACGATTAAATCTCACCGGGACGCATTCCTAAAAGGTTTATCGACAGGTGCTGTCAATCCTTCGGGCAAAGGGAAACGGCTCATTGTACTCGACATCGGCTCAGAAGACAGTTTTCTACCCGGGGGTTTGCTATGTTtcgaatctaaaaaaaatacacgtgACTACCATGATGAAATGAATGGGGACACATTTGGTGAGTGGATGGAGGGCATTCTACCTCACCTAAAACCAAACTCCGTTATTGTCATGGACAACGCTTCCTACTATTCAGTTAAACTCGACAAAGCCCCAACATCAAATACAAAAAAGGTGGATATAATTAAGTGGTTAGAGGATAAGGGAGAAGTCGTAGACCGGTCAATGGTTATCCCTCAACTATTGCACATTGTAAAACGATTGAAGCCACTACATACTACGTATGTTATTGACGAGCTTGTTAAAGCTAATAAACATATAGTGTTACGACTCCCGCCATACCACTGTGAGCTTAACCCCATTGAGCTCGCTTGGTCATCGGTGAAGAACCACGTCCGGATGAATAATACTACTTACAAGCTTCCGGACGTCAACAATTTACTAACAGAGGGCATCAATCGAGTTGACGCAGAAATGTGGAAAAATTTCATAAGCCACAACAAAAAGGAGGAGGACAAGTTCTATgaagttgataatattatagacgagGTCTTGTCGGTGGAAAAAACGGATTTGTTGATGTCCATTACGGGGAACACGTCATCATCTGAAACGGATTCAGATTCTgattaa
- the LOC132945557 gene encoding uncharacterized protein LOC132945557 codes for MRQTRDGSLLLELPKRASSTTAVKNLVSAMSDRLGQSIGKVHQLGVQVEVEVLDIDAAATSQEVLEALRNAIPGQDDPTSKVDRIWCTRSGQQIATAEMPKHLASAITRVPIRWTMCRVRPRTLAPTRCFRCYAFGHNTRDCKAADRTGACWRCGVIGHAMKDCVEADDRCVACESAGLPKVSHEPGSGACTARKMSGGSKPGQ; via the coding sequence ATGAGGCAGACGCGGGACGGCAGCTTACTCTTGGAGCTTCCAAAGAGGGCGAGCTCCACCACCGCGGTTAAGAACTTAGTGTCGGCCATGTCAGACAGGCTAGGACAATCCATCGGCAAGGTCCACCAGCTCGGTGTACAGGTGGAGGTAGAAGTCCTGGACATCGACGCTGCAGCCACAAGCCAGGAGGTGCTGGAGGCCCTCCGCAACGCCATCCCAGGGCAGGACGACCCGACGTCGAAGGTCGACCGAATATGGTGCACCCGATCCGGTCAACAGATCGCCACGGCGGAGATGCCCAAGCACCTGGCCTCCGCCATCACCAGGGTCCCGATCAGGTGGACCATGTGTCGAGTGCGCCCTAGGACCCTCGCCCCGACCAGATGCTTTCGCTGCTATGCGTTCGGCCACAACACTCGGGACTGCAAGGCTGCCGACAGAACCGGGGCATGCTGGAGGTGTGGCGTCATCGGGCACGCCATGAAGGACTGCGTCGAAGCCGACGACCGCTGCGTCGCTTGCGAGTCTGCTGGACTCCCGAAGGTTTCGCACGAACCAGGCTCAGGCGCCTGCACCGCGAGAAAGATGTCGGGAGGTTCCAAACCAGGCCAATGA